One Meiothermus sp. QL-1 DNA segment encodes these proteins:
- a CDS encoding ABC transporter ATP-binding protein, translating into MIRLEGLGKSYGRFVALEGLSLEVPPGETLALLGPNGAGKSTTIKALVGLLRPSRGRALINGVDVWREPVRAKAQFGYVPDRPYLYGKLSGVELLRFAAGVYRLPRAQAEQRIEALLAQLRLERFASSLIETYSHGMRQKLSLALALLHAPPALILDEPMVGLDPHATRLVRELLREYPREGRAVLFATHQLHLAEQVADRVALVHQGRLLALGPPKELLRHHQSKDLEEFFLRLTEDAESSQPIQKAGV; encoded by the coding sequence GTGATCCGGCTCGAGGGGCTGGGCAAGAGCTACGGCCGCTTTGTGGCTCTGGAGGGCCTCTCCCTGGAGGTGCCTCCGGGGGAGACCCTGGCCCTTCTGGGCCCCAACGGGGCAGGCAAGAGCACCACCATCAAGGCCCTGGTGGGCCTTCTCAGGCCCAGCCGGGGGCGGGCGCTGATCAACGGGGTCGACGTATGGCGGGAGCCGGTGCGGGCCAAGGCCCAGTTCGGCTACGTGCCCGACCGCCCCTACCTCTACGGCAAGCTAAGCGGGGTGGAGCTCCTGCGCTTCGCCGCCGGGGTCTACCGCTTGCCCAGGGCGCAGGCCGAGCAGCGCATCGAAGCGCTCCTGGCCCAGCTCCGCCTCGAGCGCTTTGCCAGCTCCCTTATCGAGACCTACTCGCATGGCATGCGGCAAAAACTCTCACTAGCTCTGGCCCTGCTGCACGCCCCCCCGGCCCTGATCCTGGACGAGCCCATGGTGGGGCTGGACCCCCACGCCACCCGGCTGGTGCGCGAGCTTTTGCGCGAATACCCCAGGGAGGGGCGGGCGGTGCTCTTCGCCACCCACCAGCTCCACCTGGCCGAACAGGTGGCCGACCGGGTGGCCCTGGTCCACCAGGGGCGCCTGCTGGCCCTGGGCCCCCCCAAGGAGCTCTTGCGCCATCACCAAAGCAAAGACCTGGAAGAGTTCTTTCTGCGCCTGACCGAGGACGCCGAGAGCTCCCAGCCCATCCAAAAGGCCGGAGTATAA
- a CDS encoding S41 family peptidase: MKRRAWILVVGGVLAALVYAQLSGSGESFARNPNAQALMQTYQLLQSQYLNRLEADQLNKVLEGGIRGMLSALDDPFTTYTPPRRASLRNQDIQGEFFGIGATLAPNENGGGARVQGVIRGLPAFNAGIRAGDIIVEVNGQDVTKLELDEIVAQIRGPQNTKVTVGIRREGTNAILRFEMIRQRVEIISVSRTILPGNVGYIALETFGNVRVIDQLNAALNEMKQRGVQKLIFDLRDNGGGLLDQGCQVARAFIREGPIVYVRTRSETRLYCEATGQVSWTGPMVVLINGNSASASEIVAGAMQDTGRAKVIGETSFGKGVGQNVIDLANGGGLTLVTFEWLTPKRRAINKEGVKPDIEVKDTRFEVPVAFEGAGAKPGETVTLTIGNQTFTTKADAQGKFSFSQPRPAVTLPAERGQAEVDLNKDAILRRALEELR, encoded by the coding sequence ATGAAGCGCAGAGCCTGGATTCTTGTGGTGGGCGGTGTTCTGGCCGCCTTAGTCTATGCCCAGCTTTCGGGAAGCGGGGAGAGCTTTGCCCGCAACCCCAACGCCCAAGCCCTGATGCAGACCTACCAGCTCCTGCAAAGCCAGTACCTGAACCGCCTCGAGGCCGACCAGCTCAACAAGGTGCTCGAGGGCGGCATCCGGGGCATGCTCAGCGCTCTGGACGACCCCTTCACCACCTACACCCCGCCCCGGCGGGCCAGCCTGCGCAACCAGGACATCCAGGGCGAGTTCTTCGGCATCGGCGCCACCCTGGCCCCCAACGAGAACGGGGGCGGGGCCCGGGTGCAGGGGGTCATCCGCGGCCTGCCGGCCTTCAACGCGGGCATCCGTGCGGGCGACATCATCGTGGAGGTCAACGGGCAGGACGTAACCAAGCTCGAGCTGGACGAGATTGTGGCCCAGATCCGGGGCCCCCAGAACACCAAGGTCACGGTGGGCATTCGCCGGGAAGGCACCAACGCCATCCTGCGCTTCGAGATGATCCGCCAGCGGGTGGAAATCATCTCCGTCTCCCGCACCATCCTGCCCGGCAATGTGGGCTATATTGCTCTGGAAACCTTCGGCAACGTGCGGGTGATTGACCAGCTCAACGCCGCCCTCAACGAGATGAAACAGCGGGGGGTGCAAAAGCTCATCTTCGACCTGCGCGACAACGGGGGCGGCCTCCTGGACCAGGGCTGCCAGGTGGCCCGGGCTTTCATCCGCGAGGGGCCCATCGTTTACGTTCGCACCCGCAGCGAGACCCGGCTTTACTGCGAGGCCACCGGCCAGGTGAGCTGGACCGGGCCCATGGTGGTGCTCATCAACGGCAACTCAGCCTCGGCCTCGGAGATTGTGGCCGGCGCCATGCAGGATACCGGGCGGGCCAAGGTGATCGGCGAGACCTCCTTTGGCAAGGGGGTGGGTCAGAACGTGATCGACCTGGCCAACGGCGGCGGCCTGACCCTGGTCACCTTTGAGTGGCTGACCCCCAAGCGGCGGGCCATCAACAAAGAGGGGGTCAAGCCCGACATCGAGGTCAAGGACACCCGCTTCGAGGTCCCGGTGGCCTTCGAGGGGGCCGGGGCCAAGCCGGGGGAGACCGTGACCCTCACCATCGGCAACCAAACCTTCACCACCAAGGCCGACGCCCAGGGGAAGTTCAGCTTCAGCCAGCCCCGCCCCGCGGTGACCCTGCCCGCCGAGCGGGGGCAGGCTGAGGTGGACCTGAACAAGGACGCCATCCTGCGCCGGGCTCTGGAGGAGCTGCGCTAG
- the speD gene encoding adenosylmethionine decarboxylase: MELFGFGPHLMIDGYHANAEKLADLELVRKTLDELPEEMAMTKVLPPVVQRYPALPGQAEGITGVVIIAESHIAIHTFPLQRFISVDIFSCKEFDLGKALRYVVERFEIGRYETYLINRGKEYPKDLELARRIVAGEREYLEARIG; this comes from the coding sequence TTGGAACTGTTCGGTTTTGGCCCGCACCTGATGATTGACGGCTACCACGCGAATGCGGAAAAACTGGCGGACCTCGAGCTGGTGCGTAAAACGCTCGACGAGCTTCCTGAGGAGATGGCCATGACCAAGGTGCTGCCCCCTGTGGTGCAGCGCTACCCGGCCTTGCCTGGGCAGGCGGAGGGGATTACCGGGGTGGTGATCATCGCCGAAAGCCACATCGCCATCCACACCTTCCCCCTCCAGCGCTTCATCAGCGTGGACATCTTCTCCTGCAAGGAGTTTGACCTGGGCAAGGCCCTGCGCTACGTGGTGGAGCGCTTCGAGATTGGCCGCTACGAGACCTACCTGATCAATCGGGGCAAGGAGTACCCCAAGGACCTGGAGCTTGCCCGCCGGATTGTGGCGGGGGAGCGGGAGTACCTGGAGGCCCGGATCGGCTAG
- a CDS encoding polysaccharide biosynthesis tyrosine autokinase yields the protein MRELPGLIKVDLAEFTHRLWRYAWLLILLSLGVMGAVYLLSRLQTPVYQATARLLAAQPTAFPGSGASSVPTASPLDSQAYREAALSSQVLKDTLGVQSQQALEVFRRKLRVRTVDGRQSSIVILSVRDNDPAQAARLANEWADALRRWDDQRVRGSFSRYRVSLEAQLRTVQADLARSANSPERLEGLRSLQGSLLRDLDLVRALEQGATGQLSLLDLAEPPLRPVAPRPLLNALLAGMLTLVLGALFILLREATVRTVRSSEDAAALAGLQVLGEFPRLPAPSRELPREAASYLRTYVNRGLMGEADPKIVAVTSPEAKEGKSSVAIALARAYARTGKRVLLLDLDLHRPVLHTEFNIKSGPDIISVLRDPLFGIAVHKVERGLALLPCLQTVDDPSGLLSQQLRPFLSRLRESREWDVIVVDTPPVLAATDTLVIAPQVSGVLVVASVGLTSRRGLAVAVDSLKRIGAQVLGLVVNQLRPGEGMLVTSRGYFGAYDPPRLPQTQEDPLRTQG from the coding sequence ATGAGAGAGCTGCCCGGTCTTATTAAGGTAGACCTCGCCGAGTTTACCCACCGGCTCTGGCGCTATGCCTGGCTGCTGATCCTGCTTTCTTTGGGGGTGATGGGGGCGGTCTATCTGCTCTCCCGTTTGCAGACCCCGGTCTACCAGGCCACGGCCCGGCTTTTAGCCGCACAGCCCACCGCCTTTCCGGGCAGCGGTGCCAGCAGCGTGCCCACGGCCAGCCCCCTGGACAGCCAGGCCTACCGGGAGGCGGCTTTGAGCAGCCAGGTGCTCAAGGACACCCTGGGGGTGCAGAGCCAGCAGGCCCTCGAGGTCTTTCGACGCAAACTGCGGGTGCGCACGGTGGACGGGCGCCAGTCGAGCATTGTGATCCTGAGCGTGCGGGACAACGACCCGGCCCAAGCGGCCCGCCTGGCCAACGAGTGGGCCGACGCCCTGCGCCGCTGGGACGACCAGCGGGTGCGGGGCAGCTTCAGTCGCTACCGGGTCTCGCTCGAGGCCCAGCTTCGCACCGTTCAAGCCGACCTGGCCCGCAGCGCCAACTCCCCCGAACGCCTGGAGGGTTTGCGGAGCCTGCAGGGGAGCTTGCTGCGGGACCTGGATTTGGTGCGGGCCCTGGAGCAAGGGGCCACCGGCCAGCTCAGCCTTTTGGACCTGGCCGAGCCCCCCCTCCGGCCTGTGGCCCCCAGGCCCCTGCTCAACGCGCTGCTGGCCGGAATGCTGACCCTGGTTCTGGGGGCTTTGTTCATCCTCCTGCGCGAGGCCACCGTGCGCACCGTGCGGAGCAGCGAGGACGCGGCCGCGCTGGCCGGCTTGCAGGTGTTGGGGGAGTTCCCCCGGCTTCCTGCACCCAGCCGAGAGCTGCCCCGGGAGGCGGCCAGCTACCTGCGCACCTACGTGAACCGGGGCCTGATGGGGGAGGCCGATCCAAAGATTGTGGCGGTAACCAGCCCAGAGGCCAAGGAAGGGAAGAGCAGCGTGGCCATCGCCCTGGCCCGGGCCTATGCCCGCACCGGCAAGCGTGTCCTGCTCCTCGATCTGGACCTCCACCGTCCTGTTTTGCACACGGAGTTCAACATAAAAAGCGGCCCTGACATCATTTCGGTATTGCGGGACCCTCTTTTCGGCATCGCGGTTCACAAGGTTGAGCGCGGTCTGGCCCTGCTGCCCTGTTTGCAGACCGTAGACGACCCCTCGGGCCTGCTCTCCCAGCAGTTGCGCCCCTTTTTGAGCCGTCTTAGGGAGTCCAGGGAATGGGACGTGATTGTGGTGGACACCCCGCCGGTGCTGGCGGCCACCGATACTCTGGTGATAGCCCCACAGGTCTCGGGGGTGCTGGTGGTGGCGAGCGTGGGGCTTACCAGCCGGCGCGGTTTGGCGGTGGCGGTGGACAGCCTCAAGCGTATTGGGGCCCAGGTGCTGGGCTTGGTGGTCAACCAGCTCCGCCCGGGCGAGGGCATGTTGGTGACCTCCAGGGGCTACTTTGGCGCTTACGACCCTCCCCGGCTTCCCCAAACCCAGGAGGACCCGCTGCGCACCCAGGGGTAG
- a CDS encoding fumarate reductase/succinate dehydrogenase flavoprotein subunit yields MESYTVHDYDVLVIGAGGAGLRAAIAAIEKGARVGVVTKSLLGKAHTVMAEGGMAAALGNVRPEDNWKVHFRDTLKGGGMLNNWKMVLNYTKEAPERVRELERWGAVFDRTPDGRINQRNFGGHSYPRLAHVGDRTGLELIRTLQDHAVKLGIHAHMETTIYRLLTDAGRVVGALGFSRQTGEFLVFRARAVVLATGGLGRIYQITSNSWECTGDGFSLASMVGADLIDMEFIQFHPTGMVWPPSVMGILVTEGVRGEGGVLKNSLGRRFMFDNIPERYKGEFAETEEEAERWLQGDRSARRPPELLTRDVVARAIRKEVNEGRGSPHGGVYLDIASRRPADYIKKKLPSMYHQFMKLGNLDITKEPMEVGPTCHYVMGGVRVDPDTQATNVPGLYAAGEVAGGLHGANRLGGNSLSDLVVFGRRAGMAAAEYAAQQTGPFQVDEAQIRAYIAEALQPFNNPQGENPFALMKELRASMQKNAGIMREESELKAQLDILADLKRRAWNTSVSGSRAYNPGWHTALDIRLMVEVSEAVVLAALARKESRGGHARLDYPDPDPNFARINHVIRRNPDGSLSVVAEPLPEMPEDLRRIAEAKDLSELSEKVGA; encoded by the coding sequence ATGGAATCCTACACTGTTCACGACTACGATGTGCTGGTAATCGGCGCGGGCGGGGCTGGACTCAGGGCAGCCATCGCGGCCATCGAGAAGGGAGCCCGGGTGGGGGTGGTCACCAAGAGCCTCCTGGGCAAGGCCCACACCGTGATGGCCGAAGGGGGCATGGCCGCCGCGCTGGGCAACGTGCGCCCGGAAGACAACTGGAAGGTGCACTTCCGCGACACCCTCAAGGGCGGCGGCATGCTCAACAACTGGAAGATGGTGCTCAACTACACCAAGGAGGCCCCCGAACGGGTGCGGGAGCTGGAGCGGTGGGGCGCAGTCTTCGACCGCACCCCAGACGGCCGGATTAACCAGCGCAACTTCGGCGGCCACTCCTACCCCCGCCTGGCCCACGTGGGCGACCGCACCGGCCTGGAGTTAATCCGCACCCTGCAGGACCACGCGGTGAAGCTCGGCATCCACGCCCACATGGAGACCACCATCTATCGCCTCTTGACCGATGCAGGCCGGGTGGTGGGCGCCTTAGGGTTCAGCCGCCAGACCGGGGAGTTCTTGGTCTTCCGGGCCCGGGCGGTGGTGCTGGCCACGGGGGGGCTGGGCCGAATCTACCAGATCACCTCCAACTCCTGGGAGTGCACCGGGGATGGGTTTTCCCTGGCCAGCATGGTGGGGGCGGACCTCATCGACATGGAATTCATCCAGTTCCACCCCACCGGCATGGTCTGGCCCCCCAGCGTGATGGGCATCCTGGTCACTGAAGGGGTGCGGGGGGAAGGCGGGGTGCTCAAGAACAGCCTGGGCCGCCGCTTCATGTTCGACAACATCCCCGAGCGCTACAAGGGCGAGTTTGCCGAGACCGAGGAGGAAGCCGAGCGCTGGCTGCAGGGCGACCGCAGCGCCCGGCGTCCGCCTGAGCTTCTGACCCGCGACGTGGTGGCCCGAGCCATCCGCAAGGAGGTCAACGAGGGCCGAGGCAGCCCCCACGGGGGGGTCTACCTGGACATCGCCAGCCGCCGTCCGGCCGACTACATCAAGAAAAAGCTCCCCAGCATGTACCACCAGTTCATGAAGCTGGGGAACCTGGACATCACCAAGGAGCCCATGGAAGTGGGCCCCACCTGCCACTACGTGATGGGCGGGGTGCGGGTGGACCCCGACACCCAGGCCACCAACGTGCCGGGCCTCTACGCCGCAGGCGAGGTGGCGGGGGGGCTGCACGGGGCCAACCGGCTCGGGGGCAACTCCCTCTCTGACCTGGTGGTCTTCGGCCGGCGGGCCGGGATGGCCGCCGCTGAGTACGCTGCCCAGCAAACCGGCCCCTTCCAGGTGGACGAGGCCCAGATACGGGCCTACATCGCCGAGGCCCTGCAACCCTTCAACAACCCCCAGGGAGAAAACCCCTTTGCCCTGATGAAGGAGCTGCGCGCCAGCATGCAAAAGAACGCCGGGATTATGCGGGAAGAAAGCGAGCTGAAAGCCCAGCTCGATATCCTGGCCGACCTCAAGCGGCGGGCCTGGAACACCTCGGTCTCGGGCAGCCGGGCCTACAACCCAGGCTGGCACACCGCCCTCGACATCCGGCTTATGGTGGAGGTCTCCGAGGCGGTGGTGCTGGCGGCTTTGGCCCGCAAGGAGAGCCGCGGAGGCCACGCCCGGCTCGACTACCCCGACCCTGACCCCAACTTTGCCCGCATTAACCACGTGATCAGGCGCAACCCTGATGGCAGCCTGAGCGTGGTGGCCGAGCCCCTCCCCGAGATGCCGGAGGATCTGCGCCGGATTGCTGAGGCTAAGGACCTAAGCGAGCTGAGTGAAAAAGTAGGAGCCTGA
- a CDS encoding succinate dehydrogenase: MSMKPVTSSESRQTDRQDAWWIEPLFTVLSLGLFGVYALWVALNRQHFEYGPYLSPFYSIPLPGVHAKDLDWLPISPAVLVLWIPLGFRATCYYYRKAYYRAFFWDPPACAVPELRKAYKGERAFPFVLNNLHRYFWYLSIPVVAFLWYDAIKAFFFEDGFGVGLGSLIMLGNVILLSYYTFSCHAWRHIAGGCLNCFSKHKARYTLWQRITRINESHGFWAVTSMLSVWFTDVYIRLCSMGTITDIRLF; the protein is encoded by the coding sequence ATGAGCATGAAGCCTGTAACCAGTTCAGAAAGCAGACAGACCGACCGGCAGGACGCCTGGTGGATCGAGCCCCTGTTCACGGTGCTGAGCCTGGGCTTGTTCGGGGTGTATGCGCTCTGGGTGGCCCTCAACCGACAACACTTCGAGTACGGGCCCTACCTCTCTCCCTTCTACTCCATTCCCTTGCCGGGGGTGCACGCCAAGGACCTCGACTGGCTGCCCATCTCCCCGGCCGTGCTGGTGCTCTGGATTCCCTTGGGCTTCCGGGCGACCTGCTACTACTACCGCAAGGCCTACTACCGGGCCTTCTTCTGGGACCCGCCGGCCTGCGCGGTGCCCGAACTGCGCAAGGCCTACAAGGGCGAGCGGGCCTTTCCCTTTGTGCTCAACAACCTGCACCGCTACTTCTGGTACCTCTCGATTCCGGTGGTGGCCTTCCTTTGGTACGACGCCATCAAGGCCTTCTTCTTCGAGGACGGTTTCGGGGTGGGGTTGGGTAGCCTAATCATGCTGGGCAACGTTATCCTGCTCTCCTACTACACCTTCTCCTGCCACGCCTGGCGGCACATCGCTGGGGGCTGCCTCAACTGCTTCTCCAAGCACAAGGCCCGCTACACCCTCTGGCAGCGCATCACCCGGATCAACGAAAGCCACGGCTTCTGGGCTGTTACGAGCATGCTCTCGGTGTGGTTCACCGACGTCTACATCCGGCTTTGCTCGATGGGAACCATCACCGACATCCGCCTGTTCTAG
- a CDS encoding IclR family transcriptional regulator, whose protein sequence is MKTPRRPGRSRKTEVGEVRTLERGLHLLEVLSEFETLSLSELARRTELSPSTAYRLLETLRRRGFVDWDESRGLWKVGLRAYQVGSAFLTRGGLIEAAMPEMERLVDELNETVNLAVLDGHEVVYIAQVEGRQLIRMFTRIGARAPIYCTGVGKALLLEHTEAEVRRIVGAGPFKPYTAKTITRLEQLLEALKEARRKRYVVDDEEREDGVRCVAAPIHDNRGKVVASMSLSAPATRVPDERLPELGRRIRQAADAVSARLGWSPVET, encoded by the coding sequence ATGAAAACCCCGCGGCGCCCAGGGCGCAGCCGCAAGACCGAGGTGGGCGAGGTGCGCACCCTCGAGCGCGGCCTGCACCTTCTTGAGGTCCTTTCCGAATTCGAAACCCTTTCTCTCTCAGAGCTGGCCCGCAGGACCGAGCTCTCCCCCAGCACAGCCTATCGGCTTTTGGAAACCCTGCGGCGACGGGGCTTCGTGGACTGGGACGAGTCTAGAGGCCTTTGGAAGGTGGGGCTCAGGGCCTACCAGGTGGGCTCGGCCTTCCTAACCCGGGGTGGACTCATCGAGGCAGCCATGCCAGAGATGGAAAGGCTGGTAGACGAGCTCAACGAAACCGTGAACCTGGCGGTGCTGGACGGCCACGAGGTGGTCTACATCGCCCAGGTGGAGGGCCGGCAGCTCATCCGCATGTTCACCCGCATCGGGGCCCGGGCCCCCATCTACTGCACCGGGGTGGGCAAGGCGCTCTTGCTGGAGCACACCGAGGCCGAGGTAAGGCGAATCGTGGGGGCGGGGCCCTTCAAGCCCTACACCGCCAAGACCATCACCCGCCTGGAACAACTGCTCGAGGCCCTCAAGGAGGCCAGACGCAAGCGCTACGTGGTGGACGACGAGGAGCGCGAGGACGGGGTGCGCTGTGTGGCAGCCCCCATCCACGACAACCGGGGCAAGGTGGTGGCCTCCATGTCCCTCTCGGCCCCAGCCACCCGGGTACCCGACGAGCGGCTTCCCGAGCTGGGCCGGCGCATCCGCCAGGCAGCCGACGCGGTCTCTGCCCGGCTGGGCTGGTCGCCGGTAGAGACCTAG
- a CDS encoding succinate dehydrogenase/fumarate reductase iron-sulfur subunit — MPNVTFRVFRGDRQGGELKDYSVEVQEGMVVLDVIHKIQAEQAPDLACRWNCKAGKCGSCGAEVNGKPTLMCMTRLDTLDTSKPVTVRPLKTFPVIRDLVTDVKWNYEVNKKIKPFTPAPNTDWIMYQEDVDRVQEFRKCIECFLCQNVCHVLREHNEKTGFIGPRFLVRTASLEMHPLDVENRLDMLKNEGGIGYCNITKCCTEVCPEHIRITDNAIIPLKERVVDEYYDPVLSFFRRLFSSKKRPEAAQSAADD; from the coding sequence ATGCCGAACGTCACCTTTCGAGTCTTCCGGGGGGACCGCCAGGGCGGCGAGCTGAAGGACTACAGCGTGGAAGTACAAGAGGGCATGGTGGTGCTGGACGTGATCCACAAGATCCAGGCCGAGCAGGCCCCCGACCTGGCCTGCCGCTGGAACTGCAAGGCGGGCAAGTGCGGTTCCTGCGGGGCCGAGGTCAACGGCAAGCCCACCCTGATGTGCATGACCCGGCTGGATACCCTGGACACCAGCAAGCCCGTGACCGTGCGGCCCCTCAAGACCTTCCCGGTGATCCGCGATCTGGTCACCGACGTGAAGTGGAACTACGAGGTCAACAAGAAGATCAAGCCCTTCACCCCTGCCCCCAACACCGACTGGATCATGTACCAGGAGGATGTGGACCGGGTGCAGGAGTTCAGGAAGTGCATCGAGTGCTTCCTGTGCCAAAACGTCTGCCACGTGCTGCGGGAGCACAACGAAAAAACCGGTTTCATCGGCCCGCGCTTCCTGGTGCGCACCGCCAGCCTGGAGATGCACCCTTTAGATGTAGAGAACCGCCTGGATATGCTCAAGAACGAGGGGGGCATCGGCTACTGCAACATCACCAAGTGCTGCACCGAGGTATGCCCCGAACACATCCGCATCACCGACAACGCCATCATCCCCCTCAAGGAGCGGGTGGTGGATGAGTACTACGACCCAGTGCTGAGCTTTTTCCGCCGTCTTTTCAGCAGCAAGAAGCGCCCCGAGGCCGCCCAGTCGGCCGCCGACGACTGA
- the aceB gene encoding malate synthase A, which translates to MRLPRGVEIRGPELPASEAVLTPEALAFLAGLQREFGAVRKGLLQRRAEVARRIAAGEKPGFLEHTRFIREGDWQVAPAPPDLTDRRVEITGPTDRKMMINALNSGARVFMADCEDALSPTWENVVQGQQNLMDAVRRTINLVTPEKEYRLNEKTATLVVRPRGWHLLERHLWVDGEPISASLFDFGLYFFHNAHELLKRGSGPYFYLPKLENHLEARLWNEVFKFAQSYLGIPQGTIRATVLIETILAAFEMEEILYELREHAAGLNAGRWDYIFSCIKKFATHEVLFPDRAQVTMTVPFMRAYTELLVRTCHKRGAHAIGGMSAFIPSRKDPEVNARAIEQVTKDKEREANDGFDGTWVAHPDLVPVAMAVFDRVLGEKPHQKDRLREDVDGKVRAEDLLNFEVPGGRITEAGARNNISVSLQYIAAWLGGVGAVAIFNLMEDAATAEISRSQLWQWLRKGARLEDGRTFTPELYQALKQEEMAKLEGLKNLHEAAALLDELVLQPEFKEFLTLPAYERLQP; encoded by the coding sequence ATGAGACTACCCCGTGGTGTGGAGATCCGAGGCCCCGAGCTGCCCGCTTCTGAAGCGGTGCTCACGCCCGAGGCGCTGGCCTTTCTAGCCGGGTTGCAGCGCGAGTTTGGTGCGGTGCGCAAGGGTCTGCTGCAGCGGCGGGCCGAGGTGGCCAGGCGGATAGCCGCAGGCGAGAAACCGGGCTTCCTAGAGCATACCCGCTTCATCCGGGAGGGCGACTGGCAGGTGGCCCCGGCCCCCCCTGACCTCACCGACCGGCGGGTGGAGATTACCGGCCCTACCGATCGCAAGATGATGATCAACGCGCTCAACTCGGGGGCCAGGGTCTTTATGGCCGACTGCGAGGACGCCCTTTCGCCCACCTGGGAGAACGTGGTGCAAGGCCAGCAAAACCTGATGGACGCGGTGCGCCGTACCATCAACCTGGTGACCCCGGAGAAGGAGTACCGGCTAAACGAAAAGACGGCCACTTTGGTGGTGCGCCCTAGGGGCTGGCACCTCCTGGAGCGCCACCTTTGGGTGGACGGGGAGCCCATCTCGGCCAGCCTCTTCGATTTTGGACTCTACTTCTTCCACAACGCCCACGAGCTTTTGAAGCGGGGGAGCGGGCCCTACTTCTACCTGCCCAAGCTGGAGAACCACCTGGAGGCCCGGCTCTGGAACGAGGTCTTCAAGTTTGCCCAAAGCTACCTGGGCATTCCCCAGGGCACCATCCGGGCCACGGTGCTCATAGAGACCATTCTGGCCGCCTTTGAGATGGAGGAGATTCTCTACGAATTGCGCGAGCATGCGGCCGGTCTCAACGCTGGGCGCTGGGACTACATCTTTAGCTGTATCAAGAAGTTCGCCACCCACGAGGTTCTCTTCCCCGACCGGGCCCAGGTGACCATGACCGTGCCCTTCATGCGGGCCTACACCGAGCTCCTGGTGCGCACCTGCCACAAGCGGGGGGCCCACGCCATCGGGGGGATGTCGGCCTTCATACCGAGCCGCAAGGACCCCGAGGTCAACGCCCGGGCCATCGAGCAGGTGACCAAAGACAAGGAGCGGGAGGCGAACGACGGTTTCGATGGCACCTGGGTGGCCCATCCTGATCTGGTGCCGGTGGCCATGGCCGTCTTTGACCGGGTGTTGGGAGAGAAGCCCCACCAGAAAGACCGTCTGCGCGAGGATGTGGATGGCAAGGTGAGGGCAGAGGACCTGCTCAACTTTGAAGTGCCCGGAGGGCGGATTACCGAGGCCGGGGCGCGCAACAACATCAGCGTGAGCCTGCAGTACATCGCGGCCTGGCTCGGGGGGGTGGGGGCGGTGGCCATCTTCAACCTGATGGAGGACGCCGCTACGGCTGAGATTTCGCGCTCGCAGCTTTGGCAGTGGCTGCGCAAGGGGGCCCGGCTCGAGGACGGGCGTACCTTCACCCCTGAGCTTTACCAGGCCTTGAAGCAGGAGGAGATGGCCAAATTGGAAGGGCTCAAAAACCTGCACGAGGCCGCTGCCTTGCTGGACGAGCTGGTTTTGCAGCCCGAGTTCAAGGAGTTCCTCACCCTTCCAGCCTACGAGCGGCTGCAGCCCTAG
- a CDS encoding DNA cytosine methyltransferase, with protein MRGRNIFLLLLVAGMGLFAWRNWAVFSEEKSLSLFFTQITAPFGLLMLSIMAVLVLIYFLYTVGLEAAALLEIKKYARELLAARKLADEAEASRFSELKKWLEGELSTLKAQSPAGLEARLQEVLARIDRVEQELREDIERAGNTLAAYIGELEDQLTGQDRHPPPR; from the coding sequence ATGCGGGGGCGCAACATATTCCTGCTGCTGCTCGTCGCCGGGATGGGGCTTTTTGCCTGGCGCAACTGGGCCGTCTTCAGCGAGGAGAAATCCCTCTCCCTGTTCTTCACCCAGATAACAGCGCCCTTCGGCCTCCTGATGCTCAGCATCATGGCGGTGCTGGTGCTGATTTACTTCCTCTACACCGTGGGCCTGGAGGCAGCCGCCCTGCTGGAAATCAAGAAGTATGCCCGTGAACTCCTAGCAGCCCGTAAGCTGGCCGACGAGGCCGAGGCCAGCCGCTTTTCGGAGCTCAAGAAGTGGCTCGAGGGGGAGCTTTCCACCCTGAAGGCGCAAAGCCCAGCGGGGCTCGAGGCCCGCCTGCAGGAGGTGCTGGCCCGCATAGACCGGGTCGAGCAGGAACTCCGGGAGGACATCGAACGGGCCGGCAATACCCTGGCCGCCTACATCGGCGAGCTGGAGGACCAGCTCACCGGCCAGGACCGACACCCGCCTCCACGTTGA